In Methanomicrobiales archaeon, the following proteins share a genomic window:
- a CDS encoding transporter substrate-binding domain-containing protein produces MASPLCFTHRFLTAVLLGTLLLAAGCTSDLQTSMGPSLSAPLNLTYYTENNPPYNYEENGTLQGLTIDLFELITERMGQRVSREEVKLVPWTEGYQAALTGNNTMIFAIARLPERESSFKWAGPLYPDTTALFARPDSGIVVDSPEDLLGYRIGVIEDDAAVQQLLDLGVDASDLVTETNVSMLVRQLQDGELDLWAYSKTSGRFFTWQVTGNAYSFRIVYTFPDIPIYYGFSRDVPDSTVQAFQQALDDLKAEKDDAGISTYERVLGRHVPAVGLGQLEYLTEEWAPYNFEENGTATGIAVEILEAVFKDIGVNRSREDVRIVPLAEGFREVQNGGSVLFSIVRSPDREPLCTWVGPFTRGSFVVYAPIRRNITIDSPADLNQYRIGVVEDSIENTLLTDRGVNASRIVNAPAPEDLLRMLEEGEIDLWATGDLAGRHQMVKTAEDPNAYEVVFALSTNDFYFVFSKDVPNTTVTAFDQALLNTRLQRDALGVSDYERILYRYLGVGCARQTFADADAMALVNRTAEDIERNAPETFRRINAGQAPYKDPEHPDLYVFVYDENVTMVANADNIRQVGVNYRGKTDVTGKPFRDEIVGGALADGTGWVEYVYSDPSQTGLYYKTTYCRRTAGSDGKTYIVAAGNFRSCE; encoded by the coding sequence ATGGCATCGCCTCTCTGCTTCACGCACCGTTTCCTTACAGCGGTGCTGCTGGGAACGCTGCTCCTGGCCGCCGGCTGCACATCCGACCTGCAGACCAGCATGGGACCCTCCCTATCGGCACCACTGAACCTGACATACTATACGGAGAACAACCCGCCCTACAATTACGAGGAGAACGGGACCCTGCAGGGGCTCACCATCGACCTCTTCGAGCTGATCACCGAGAGGATGGGCCAGAGAGTGTCCCGGGAAGAGGTGAAACTGGTCCCATGGACAGAAGGCTATCAGGCGGCCCTCACCGGGAACAACACCATGATCTTCGCCATCGCCCGGTTGCCCGAGCGGGAGAGCTCCTTCAAGTGGGCCGGACCCCTATATCCCGACACAACCGCCCTCTTCGCCCGCCCGGACAGCGGGATCGTGGTTGACAGTCCCGAGGACCTGCTGGGCTACCGCATCGGTGTGATCGAGGATGACGCCGCCGTCCAGCAGCTGCTGGATCTCGGTGTGGACGCAAGCGATCTGGTGACGGAGACGAATGTTTCCATGCTCGTGCGGCAGCTCCAGGATGGCGAGCTCGATCTCTGGGCCTATTCGAAGACCTCGGGGCGGTTCTTCACCTGGCAGGTGACCGGCAACGCCTACTCCTTCCGGATCGTCTACACCTTCCCGGATATTCCCATCTATTACGGGTTTAGCCGGGACGTTCCCGATTCGACCGTGCAGGCCTTCCAGCAGGCACTGGACGACCTCAAGGCCGAGAAGGACGATGCGGGGATCAGCACCTACGAGCGGGTCCTGGGGCGGCACGTCCCCGCGGTCGGCCTGGGCCAGCTGGAGTACCTGACGGAGGAGTGGGCCCCCTACAACTTCGAGGAGAACGGGACGGCGACCGGCATCGCCGTCGAGATCCTGGAGGCGGTCTTCAAGGATATCGGTGTGAACCGCTCCCGGGAGGACGTGCGCATCGTGCCGCTGGCTGAAGGCTTCCGTGAGGTGCAGAACGGCGGTTCGGTGCTCTTCTCCATCGTCCGCTCCCCGGACCGGGAGCCCCTCTGCACGTGGGTCGGGCCGTTCACCCGGGGAAGTTTCGTCGTCTATGCACCGATCCGCCGGAACATCACGATCGACTCTCCTGCAGACCTTAACCAGTACCGGATCGGCGTTGTGGAGGACTCCATCGAGAACACCCTCCTCACCGACCGTGGCGTGAACGCGTCCCGGATCGTCAACGCCCCGGCCCCCGAGGATCTCCTCCGCATGCTGGAGGAGGGCGAGATCGACCTCTGGGCGACGGGCGACCTCGCCGGGCGGCACCAGATGGTGAAGACGGCCGAGGACCCGAACGCCTATGAAGTCGTCTTCGCCTTGAGCACGAACGACTTCTACTTCGTCTTCAGCAAGGATGTTCCGAATACGACGGTCACGGCCTTCGATCAGGCGCTCCTCAACACCCGTCTCCAGCGGGATGCCCTGGGGGTCAGCGACTACGAGCGGATCCTCTACCGCTATCTCGGGGTCGGCTGCGCCCGGCAGACCTTCGCTGATGCAGATGCGATGGCGCTCGTGAACCGCACTGCCGAGGACATCGAGAGGAACGCCCCCGAGACCTTCCGGCGGATCAACGCGGGCCAGGCCCCGTATAAGGATCCGGAGCACCCCGATCTCTACGTCTTCGTGTATGACGAGAACGTCACCATGGTGGCCAACGCCGACAATATCCGCCAGGTCGGCGTCAACTACCGGGGGAAGACCGACGTGACGGGCAAACCGTTCCGCGACGAGATCGTTGGCGGGGCCCTGGCAGACGGCACGGGCTGGGTGGAATACGTCTACAGCGATCCGTCCCAGACGGGCCTATACTACAAGACCACCTATTGCCGCCGCACCGCGGGGAGCGACGGAAAGACCTATATCGTCGCGGCCGGTAACTTCAGGAGCTGCGAATAG